Proteins from a single region of Haloplanus sp. GDY1:
- a CDS encoding redox-regulated ATPase YchF, protein MSYAVGLVGKPSVGKSTFFNAATMNDVPEGAYPFTTIDPSVGEAYVRVECAAPEFGETCTPSVGYCDDGARFVPVQLVDVAGLIPGAHEGKGLGNQFLSDLNETDVLIHVVDFSGKTDSEGEATEGHDPRDDIDFLEDELDMWYLGVLEKGIERFESKYHGADAAIEADLAEQMSAFRITEDEITQVILSLGLGFDPAAWDDADRESLAREIRKRTKPMVIAANKIDDPAAAANFAEISADPEYDHLTFVPVSAHAEKALKVADEAGTVDYRPGDDDFDVVGDPSEEQAAGLERIGGLLAEYGGTGVQASLEAALFDALDLIAVFPGSDDGSTSDQGVFRDCFLLPDGSTTADFASHIHSDLGDGLLHGIDCRSSRQIGGGHELDDRDVVELVTTN, encoded by the coding sequence ATGAGCTACGCCGTCGGACTCGTCGGCAAGCCCTCGGTGGGCAAGTCGACGTTCTTCAACGCCGCGACGATGAACGACGTGCCGGAGGGCGCCTATCCGTTCACGACCATCGATCCCAGCGTCGGGGAGGCGTACGTCCGCGTCGAGTGTGCGGCCCCGGAGTTCGGGGAGACTTGCACCCCGAGCGTGGGCTACTGTGACGACGGCGCACGTTTCGTCCCCGTCCAGCTCGTCGACGTCGCGGGCCTCATCCCCGGGGCACACGAGGGGAAGGGCCTCGGAAACCAGTTCCTGAGCGACCTCAACGAGACGGACGTGCTGATCCACGTCGTCGATTTCTCGGGCAAGACCGACAGCGAGGGCGAGGCGACCGAGGGCCACGACCCCCGCGACGACATCGACTTCCTCGAGGACGAACTCGACATGTGGTATCTGGGAGTTCTGGAGAAGGGCATCGAGCGCTTCGAGAGCAAGTACCACGGCGCGGACGCGGCCATCGAGGCCGACCTGGCCGAGCAGATGAGCGCCTTCCGGATCACCGAAGACGAGATCACGCAGGTGATCCTCTCGCTGGGTCTCGGTTTCGATCCGGCGGCGTGGGACGACGCGGATCGCGAGTCGCTGGCCCGGGAGATTCGCAAGCGCACGAAGCCGATGGTGATCGCGGCGAACAAGATCGACGACCCCGCGGCGGCGGCGAACTTCGCGGAGATTTCGGCCGATCCGGAGTACGACCACCTGACCTTCGTGCCCGTGAGCGCCCACGCGGAGAAGGCGCTGAAGGTCGCCGACGAGGCGGGGACGGTCGATTACCGCCCGGGTGACGACGACTTCGACGTCGTCGGCGACCCGAGCGAGGAGCAGGCGGCCGGATTGGAGCGGATCGGGGGTCTGCTGGCGGAGTACGGCGGGACGGGCGTCCAGGCGTCGCTGGAGGCGGCGCTATTCGACGCCCTCGACCTCATCGCGGTGTTCCCGGGGAGCGACGACGGGTCGACGAGCGATCAGGGGGTCTTCCGCGACTGTTTCCTCCTGCCCGACGGGTCGACGACGGCCGACTTCGCCTCCCACATCCACTCGGATCTGGGCGACGGGTTGCTCCACGGCATCGATTGCCGGTCGTCGAGACAGATCGGCGGTGGCCACGAACTCGACGACCGCGACGTGGTCGAACTCGTGACGACGAACTAA
- a CDS encoding CinA family protein codes for MTDAVAPTEGEPAEDAAERRLGRRLRDRDETVAVAESLTGGLVGSRLTDVPGSSDYFDRGVVAYSNDAKLDALGVSRESLDAHGAVSAPVAREMARGVRDIAGTDWGVSTTGIAGPAGGTEEKPVGLVFVGVAHAAPWGSGDSFVRAERHVFDGDRWAVKRESTRAALDALLDALD; via the coding sequence ATGACCGACGCCGTCGCACCGACCGAGGGCGAACCCGCCGAAGACGCCGCCGAACGCCGCCTCGGTCGCCGCCTCCGTGACCGGGACGAGACCGTCGCCGTCGCCGAATCCCTCACCGGCGGCCTCGTCGGCTCCCGCCTGACCGACGTGCCCGGATCGAGCGACTACTTCGACCGCGGCGTGGTCGCGTACTCCAACGACGCCAAACTCGACGCGCTGGGCGTCTCCCGGGAGTCCCTCGACGCCCACGGCGCCGTCTCCGCGCCCGTCGCCCGCGAGATGGCACGGGGCGTCCGCGACATCGCCGGGACGGACTGGGGCGTCTCCACCACCGGCATCGCCGGCCCCGCCGGCGGCACCGAGGAGAAGCCGGTCGGGCTCGTCTTCGTCGGCGTCGCCCACGCCGCCCCCTGGGGGAGCGGCGACTCCTTCGTCCGAGCCGAACGCCACGTCTTCGACGGCGACCGCTGGGCCGTGAAACGGGAGAGCACGCGGGCCGCGCTGGACGCACTCCTCGACGCGCTGGATTAG
- a CDS encoding NAD(P)-dependent oxidoreductase: MSDEVSERDMADETIAFVGLGIMGGPMAKNLLDAGYTVIGHNRSQEPVDEHVEAGGESAETPKEAAERADVTIMCLPNSDVVSEIMRSEDGVLAGLSEGDVVIDNSTISPMVTEDLAEEVRERGAQMLDAPISGGEEGAIAGTLSIMVGGDEDVLERCRPILEAMGETITYCGDNGAGQVTKACNQIVVAGTMEAVSEALVFAYKADADLEAVVDAISGGAAGCWTLDNRAPSMIRGDFEPGFFADYQYKDLRIATDAGEAYEAPMPQTELVHEMYKSMVATGRGKDDNSGVMQVVEDMAGVEARIEDD; encoded by the coding sequence ATGTCGGACGAGGTGAGTGAACGTGACATGGCAGACGAGACAATCGCGTTCGTCGGACTCGGAATCATGGGTGGACCGATGGCGAAGAACCTGCTGGACGCGGGCTACACCGTGATCGGCCACAACCGGTCACAGGAGCCGGTGGACGAACACGTCGAGGCCGGCGGCGAGTCCGCCGAGACGCCGAAGGAGGCGGCCGAACGGGCCGACGTGACCATCATGTGTCTGCCCAACTCGGACGTGGTCAGCGAGATCATGCGCAGCGAGGACGGCGTCCTCGCCGGTCTGAGCGAGGGGGACGTGGTGATCGACAACTCCACCATCTCGCCGATGGTGACCGAGGACCTCGCCGAGGAGGTCCGCGAGCGCGGCGCCCAGATGCTCGACGCGCCGATCAGCGGCGGCGAGGAGGGTGCCATCGCGGGGACGCTGTCGATCATGGTCGGCGGCGACGAGGACGTTCTCGAGCGGTGTCGGCCGATCCTCGAGGCGATGGGCGAGACGATCACGTACTGCGGCGACAACGGCGCCGGGCAGGTCACCAAGGCCTGCAACCAGATCGTCGTCGCCGGGACGATGGAGGCCGTCAGCGAGGCGCTGGTGTTCGCCTACAAGGCCGACGCGGACTTGGAGGCCGTCGTCGACGCCATCAGCGGCGGTGCCGCCGGCTGTTGGACGCTCGACAACCGCGCCCCCAGCATGATCCGGGGCGACTTCGAACCCGGCTTCTTCGCCGACTACCAGTACAAGGACCTGCGCATCGCGACCGACGCCGGCGAGGCGTACGAGGCGCCGATGCCCCAGACGGAACTCGTCCACGAGATGTACAAGTCCATGGTCGCCACGGGACGGGGGAAGGACGACAACTCCGGCGTGATGCAGGTCGTCGAGGACATGGCGGGCGTCGAGGCGCGAATCGAGGACGACTGA
- a CDS encoding VOC family protein, with protein MDAVDHINIDVDDLDAAHEFYRDVLGLNLLRPPEDFQGAHVMFETGAGTVVTLMETGRAEKWDERGLDHPLDKAHVAFETDRETYESLMDALDDQFPKQGPYDWGEFEGFYFVDPSGNLLEVVTYDPAPADRERRLLDHDDVE; from the coding sequence ATGGACGCCGTCGACCACATCAACATCGACGTGGACGACCTCGACGCCGCACACGAGTTCTACAGGGACGTCCTCGGCCTCAACCTGTTGCGCCCGCCGGAGGACTTCCAGGGCGCACACGTGATGTTCGAGACGGGGGCGGGAACCGTCGTCACGCTCATGGAGACGGGACGCGCCGAGAAGTGGGACGAACGGGGGCTCGACCACCCGCTCGACAAGGCCCACGTCGCCTTCGAGACGGATCGCGAGACCTACGAGTCGCTGATGGACGCCCTCGACGACCAGTTCCCGAAGCAGGGACCGTACGACTGGGGCGAGTTCGAGGGGTTCTACTTCGTCGATCCGTCCGGCAACCTGCTGGAGGTCGTCACCTACGACCCCGCACCCGCGGACCGGGAGCGGCGACTGCTGGACCACGACGACGTGGAGTGA
- a CDS encoding cupin domain-containing protein produces the protein MRRISEDASDGEEVASGVYLADLASGERAAMKHWRVDPGARLPVHRHDNEQIGYMIRGTLTAITDDGEVTLRPGDSYLFTSDELHGAENRGDEPAVGIGVLSPPRSEPDWKQS, from the coding sequence ATGAGGCGGATCAGCGAGGACGCGTCCGACGGGGAGGAGGTCGCCAGCGGGGTGTACCTCGCGGACCTCGCGTCGGGCGAGCGTGCGGCGATGAAACACTGGCGAGTCGACCCGGGAGCACGGCTCCCCGTCCACCGGCACGACAACGAGCAGATCGGCTACATGATTCGGGGGACTCTCACGGCGATCACCGACGACGGGGAGGTCACGCTCCGACCGGGCGACTCGTACCTGTTCACCAGCGACGAACTCCACGGCGCCGAGAACCGCGGCGACGAACCCGCCGTCGGCATCGGCGTCCTCTCGCCGCCTCGTTCGGAACCCGACTGGAAGCAGTCCTGA
- a CDS encoding ABC transporter substrate-binding protein, producing the protein MSADDTIRVFHLPFSFMLPQRVAADRGYFADEGLDVELIERDRTCVTNKYIPAEETLTGDNDVDLYPICKWESLKRTWEFDDGRIVAKGTFADQPYAVFVRPDSDVETPADLANTPVGVNRRTGQEYTAIRALEEHMDEDEVIVEGHGMPTDRLRALRDGDVEAVSLLDPHITLAEHLGFEKVLEFENHMGVVGAEGLEGETLDAFMCAYRRAVETINAEPSAYRDRYLDMLWKDSDVAPDLFEDVDAEAVRDAIEVPEYEVPELADREDLDYHLDWMKRRQLIDADADIDAIVSPVR; encoded by the coding sequence ATGTCAGCCGACGACACGATTCGGGTGTTTCACCTACCCTTCTCGTTCATGTTGCCCCAGCGCGTCGCGGCCGACCGGGGCTACTTCGCCGACGAGGGGCTCGACGTCGAACTGATCGAGCGGGACCGGACCTGCGTGACGAACAAGTACATCCCCGCCGAGGAGACGCTGACCGGCGACAACGACGTCGACCTCTATCCCATCTGCAAGTGGGAGAGCCTCAAGCGGACCTGGGAGTTCGACGACGGCCGCATCGTCGCCAAGGGCACGTTCGCGGACCAGCCCTACGCCGTCTTCGTGCGCCCCGACTCGGACGTCGAGACGCCGGCCGATCTGGCGAACACGCCCGTCGGCGTCAACCGACGGACGGGCCAGGAGTACACCGCGATCAGGGCGCTCGAGGAACACATGGACGAGGACGAGGTGATCGTCGAGGGTCACGGGATGCCGACCGACCGCCTGCGGGCGCTACGCGACGGCGACGTCGAGGCGGTTTCCCTCCTCGACCCGCACATCACCCTCGCCGAACACCTCGGCTTCGAGAAGGTCCTGGAGTTCGAGAACCACATGGGCGTCGTCGGCGCCGAGGGACTGGAGGGGGAGACCCTCGACGCCTTCATGTGCGCCTATCGTCGGGCGGTCGAGACGATCAACGCCGAGCCGTCGGCCTATCGCGACCGGTATCTCGACATGCTCTGGAAGGACAGCGACGTCGCGCCGGACCTGTTCGAGGACGTCGACGCCGAGGCCGTCCGCGACGCCATCGAGGTGCCCGAGTACGAGGTGCCCGAACTCGCCGACCGCGAGGACCTGGACTACCACCTCGACTGGATGAAACGGCGGCAGTTGATCGACGCCGACGCCGACATCGACGCCATCGTCTCCCCGGTGCGGTGA
- a CDS encoding ABC transporter substrate-binding protein codes for MSRRHVDAQQAAFDEYHGDPGDLPVVRARFEHNGSPRYLLYTIKRFGLDRAHGFHLDVELVSDDLESGLTTIRERLDEGRTDLVDTDFISAARERAGGADVVAVHPYGRTVGGLVAPEGTDIEGLADLRDRRVGVTRRLDKNWILTRAACRAFHGFDPADTVTLVEAGSRDGLTDLIREGEVDAGFQFWPLVPELTRTGPYTEVLPVAGLVQRLSGTDRRLPVATFLTGESFLREETETVRAFARAARDATDRLRADDDLWVELGERLMADDDPRVVRAVRDGWRDMAVRDWDAETVAGMHRLFDHLKSVAGTEALGVQGIPEGTLRPDP; via the coding sequence GTGAGCCGGCGCCACGTCGACGCCCAGCAGGCCGCCTTCGACGAGTACCACGGGGACCCCGGCGACCTGCCGGTCGTGCGGGCGCGGTTCGAACACAACGGGAGCCCGCGGTACCTCCTCTATACGATCAAGCGGTTCGGCCTCGACCGGGCGCACGGCTTCCACCTCGACGTGGAACTCGTCTCGGACGACCTCGAAAGCGGGCTGACGACGATCCGGGAGCGACTGGACGAGGGGAGAACCGACCTCGTCGACACCGACTTCATCTCCGCCGCCCGGGAGCGTGCCGGGGGCGCCGACGTCGTCGCCGTCCACCCCTACGGGCGGACGGTCGGCGGGCTGGTCGCCCCCGAGGGGACGGACATCGAGGGACTGGCGGACCTCCGGGATCGCCGCGTCGGCGTCACCCGCCGCCTCGACAAGAACTGGATCCTGACGCGGGCGGCCTGCCGGGCGTTCCACGGCTTCGACCCCGCCGACACCGTCACCCTCGTCGAGGCGGGGTCGCGCGACGGGCTCACCGACCTGATCCGCGAGGGCGAGGTCGACGCCGGCTTTCAGTTCTGGCCGCTCGTGCCCGAACTCACGCGGACCGGACCGTACACGGAGGTCCTCCCGGTGGCCGGCCTGGTCCAGCGGCTCTCCGGCACCGACCGAAGACTCCCCGTGGCGACGTTTCTCACCGGCGAGTCGTTCCTGCGCGAGGAGACCGAGACGGTGCGGGCGTTCGCCCGCGCCGCCCGCGACGCGACCGACCGCCTCCGGGCCGACGACGACCTCTGGGTGGAACTCGGCGAGCGCCTGATGGCCGACGACGACCCCCGGGTCGTCCGGGCGGTCCGGGACGGCTGGCGCGACATGGCGGTCCGCGACTGGGACGCGGAGACGGTGGCGGGAATGCACCGGCTGTTCGACCACCTGAAATCCGTCGCCGGCACGGAGGCGCTGGGCGTCCAGGGGATCCCCGAGGGAACCCTCCGCCCGGATCCGTGA